The genomic stretch CACCTCCTCGGGCAGGTGCTCGACCTTGAATCCCAAAGGTTCGAGCGCATGGCGGAACTCCTTCAGCTTGCCAGGGTTCGATGTGACCAATCTGAGCTCGTTCATGTATATCGGCCTCGCTCCTCGATCTCACGTATCTTGGCCACGACCTTCTTCGCCCGGTCGAAATGCTTGCTGTAGGAATCGAGAACCGTCTGGAACAGCTCGAAACGCTCCGAATGCGCGGACTGGAACGCCTCCTTGAGCAGGTGCAGGTCCACGCCCATCTCCTCGATCTCGGCGTTCCTCGAGCCCAGAGAGAAGTCGATGAAGTAGATCTTCTGCCCCTGCAAGATCATATTGGAGGTGGTGAGGTCGCCATGGACCATGCCCGCCTTGTGAAGCAGCGCCGTGAGCCTGCCCATCTCAGCGCAGATGTCCTCCGCCTCGTCCCTGGACGCTGTGAGGAGTGCATCTTTGACCCTAGGACCGATGATCTCCTCCATCACGATTTCCGCCTTCTGCAGGTCGATGTCATAGATGACCGGGGTCGGTATCCCGTGCCGCCTGGCCTCCTGGATCAGTCGCGCCTCGTTCTTCGTTCGGCTGGTTCGGAGCGCAGAATCCAGCTCCACGTGTCGGTAGGCCTTGGGCACCCGGCTCTTGACCATGACTTGGCGGCCCATCCATGCCCCGCGGCTTATCTCCGCTTCCGCTCCACGCCTTACTATGTCCACGTCCAGCCCTAACATCTGCGGATTAGATAAATTCTTCATTGCGCTGGCGCGTGCCTATTTGGGACGGAAGAAAAGAACGATTCCAAGCTCGCTCTCAGGTCCTCCGCGGGCAGAGGTCGAAAGTCATCAGGAAAGGAGCTTTTGACCGAGGGCAGGAGGTAGCGGTCGTCCAGCAGGAGGATGACGGCGCGATCCTTCTCGCTGCGGATCGCCCTCCCCGCCGCCTGGAGCACCTTCGAGACGGCAGGGTAGGTCTGAGAATAGAGCATGGCCTTCTGCAGGCCGTGCTTGGATTGCAGACGCGTCCGCAGAGCTTCGCTTTCCAGGCTGGGCGGGCCAAGCGGGAACCCGACCACCACCACCGCCGAGAGCAGGTTGTCGCTAAAATCGATGCCTTCCGCGAACGATCCGCCCAGAGTGGCCATCAGCAAGGCGTTTCGCTCGCGCCTCAGGTCCATGACCATGGCGTCCCGCTCGTTCTTGTTCAGCTCCCTGGACTCGCTCACCATCCGCTTGGGAGATTCGAACTTGCGCATCTGGAACGCCACGCCGTTCATGAAATCGTAGGAGGGAAAGAAGGCGGCGAGGTTGCCTGGCACCGCCTCGCTTGCCTGAACGAGCTTCCGGGCGATTTTGGCGTACATGGATTCGCCTCGCAGTCGGAAGCGAGAGCTGACATCGCCCGCCACCAGCACCAGTCTATTCTCGGTCGGGAAGGGCGAACGATAACGGCGAAGGGCGCATCTGTCCGCCAGACCAAGGATGTCAGCGAACATCTCCGGAGGGTGCAGGGTGCCGCTCATGATGAGGGCGC from Methanomassiliicoccales archaeon encodes the following:
- a CDS encoding KEOPS complex kinase/ATPase Bud32, whose amino-acid sequence is MDIVRRGAEAEISRGAWMGRQVMVKSRVPKAYRHVELDSALRTSRTKNEARLIQEARRHGIPTPVIYDIDLQKAEIVMEEIIGPRVKDALLTASRDEAEDICAEMGRLTALLHKAGMVHGDLTTSNMILQGQKIYFIDFSLGSRNAEIEEMGVDLHLLKEAFQSAHSERFELFQTVLDSYSKHFDRAKKVVAKIREIEERGRYT